Genomic window (Sparus aurata chromosome 19, fSpaAur1.1, whole genome shotgun sequence):
TTTCATGTAGAGTATAAGAGGAAGTTTTCGAGCTGAGGTCACGCTCAGCTGAGGATGATTAATAAAAGATctagctcttttttttttagggctcAGCGAAGGGGAAAACTTTTCATATCCCCTTCAAGTCtaaattattatcatttcatAGTACATGAATCACTGTGGTCCTAATTCCTTTGGcctgaggagagcagagaagggCTCTTATTTTCATTCCTTAATTCTGGATTGCACTGTTCCCAGGCAGTGTCAAGTTTCCCCTCACTTTAAAGAGATTACAGGCGAGCTCTGAGTGGAATTGTTAGCAATGGACTCGTAGCTAATTACATGTGATCAACACTGTGTGATTAGATTACCTGAAGTGCTGGTAGCAGCAATTATGTGATTGCAccccttttattgctttatCCCGTCTGTTTTACTGTATATTGAAAAGGGCACCATTTCGTTGTAGAAGACCAAAAGATAGTCGCTGCAGCCGGTGTaaatctgcattttattttcaatgtcTTCGCTTATAAATCTGAAATCTAAAGGAGCATGTCACCAAGATAAGTGTTTAGGTAATCCTGTGGAATAAATCATTAATTATCAGTTTGTTCTCagtaacacaacacatttttcagaAGAATCTGATGTTAGATGTGCTGGACtcacattttttctctgttgtttatttagatTGTTAACTGAAGAGTTGTTTGCAGGTCGAAAAGGGGCCTTTATCTACGATAATATTGGCGAGTCATCAAAAGGTCTTGTAATATATTGATATACTATCGTTATCTTGGTATGATGCTATATATTGCTACATCGTGATATGACATGAgagttgtcttttcctggttttaaaggctgcgttACAGTGACGTGCTGTAGTTGTCCGAACTTACCAAACTGCTGTACTTGTTCTAATGCGACTCAGATGAAGCCATTATATCCACACTACTGATgatcattcatttaaaaatgtcattcagTTGGTTCTCTGAAAGAATTTGCTCAAAAACATTGTGATACGCGATTGTGTTGTCCAGTGCCAGCGttgatgaagtgcttttgaggagatttaaCACATATCCAAcatatcaaaatatcaaaatccaACATTTGAAATTCAGGTATGAAGATGACGGGACACTCTGACAGATACTCGGTTTTTTGTGCCGATGCCGGTGTTAAACTTTAAGTTTTATTGTCCATAATGTAAACAGTGCACTGAAACTGTAAACAGTGCTCTGAAACTGTAAACATCACTGGGGATAAGTATGAATTAcaccaagcatctttttctgccttATAATTTGAAACAAGCCTGTTGGACAAGGCATATGCTGATaccaatatatctgtgataggatCATACCAGCTAACTGATATATCAGTCAAGCTCCAGATGACAGTGGCGACAATCAGTGTAGTCATCCTGTCAGGATCGTCACAGGGTTGCTTCTCTTTTAGGAAGCAATAGACATCCAGCATCTTCCTAAACCCCGTGTGGTGCTCCGAGAGAGCCAGTCGCAGCTGCGAGCCCTCTGACCAGACTTCCTTCCTCCTCGGCAGCCAGAGGCCTCATAAGTCAAAACACTAACGTGGGATATTTTGGCACTTCTGTGTCAGCTCTGATTCTGCATTTAGTCTGTTTGTCTACTCAACAGCCGTCAAAACCTTTAGTGTGAGCTGGTCTTTATGAATGGAAGGAGGCTGCCTGGGAATATTAGGTCAGGAAGTTTTTAGGAAGGAAAAAAGTCCAGCTTTATGATTTTTAAGGGGCAGCAATGAATGGATGAAAGGAATGCATTGTATAGGCTGAAGCTATATATACTTTATGATGCATTCAATGCTCCCAGGGTTCATATGCTGTTTCTTTTGCAGAGCACAAGGTGATAATCGTTGGACTAGATAATGCAGGGAAAACCACTATCCTCTACCAGTTGTAAGTAGTTTTATTTCAGATTTCTAGTAGGAAACTTCTTCTTTACAGCATCTAAACTTGCTTAAAACTTAATGGTTCTGTTTCTGTCAAGTCTGATGAATGAGGTGGTCCACACATCGCCCACCATCGGGAGCAACGTGGAGGAAATCGTGGTGAAGAACACCCACTTCCTGATGTGGGATATAGGAGGGCAGGAGTCTCTCAGGTCCTCGTGGAACACCTACTACTCCAACACCGAGGTGAGCGGCACATTTTAGCCAGTACTCTCTAGCGGTGGTATTGTCcagcagcaggttttttttcctctggcaGCTGGTGTGTTTGTTCAGAGCACAGACGGCAGCGGGGGCCGCCCAAGTCAGAGGTCAGCCTTTCAAAAAGGGGCCCGTCTGAAAAGAAAAGCGTGGGTCAAACTCTGCAGTGAAGGAGAACGGGGAGAGTCGTGGCAGATGTGTAGGAGTGATCTCTACACTCTCATGAAACATCTGTCACCCTGTccgttttattctttttcttttactgtagCTTCACAGACAGCAGACTTCGCTCATTCAtacctctttcacacacaaacccagCACATGACATGTGATATTCAGCATGGGGGAGCCCGCATTCATGCCACACAACAGGTCACAAGCTACATCCATTCAGCTGTGACCCGACGGCTGGACTCCTGCTCTCTGACACGTCTCTGCTAAAGAGCGTTGTTAAAGTTCATCTAGAGCTGAGAGGAAAAGTTTTATTCTGCAACTACTTTGATATTGGAATAGCAGTTGCATCCCTAACTGACATGCAGAAAATATTCTGGTTTATCAAAAGACAATTTTCTTACTACGCTGTTTAAGTTGCTTATGTTGCACTAATATTCCTGTTTACATGTCACTGTGAATACTCTGATTAACATGCCCTAGCATgcaaaaacagcctctgtcttTCATTCGTTCAGTCGCATTAGAATGGTCGGTGTTGTGATATTTAAACGTATCCAAAACTTGTTGAGTAGGTTTCTTTCTCCTCCCGACCAGAAATGTGAGCGTTTTTTGCATCTCTACCTCGGCCTTGCAAGCTGTTGGCAAGGCAACCCACAGAGCTGACCGTGTGTTGCAAACTGCTTTAAATCGCCAGTTGAGGCGTATATTCCAAGTGCATTGTATAGATGTCGAAAGACTGCTTGTAAagcatcagtgatatcagtTGTATCACATAAGTCTTGATCTTAAAATGCTACATTCAGAATTCGGCCTCGTTCAGAGTCTCTAAACAGATTATACCCTTTACTTGACTGTATCAAATTCTGAATATGGTAACTGACTTTTTATACTAGCTGCCTCTTCATAAATTCTAATATCCTGATAATAATTGGTTTAAAAGgccaaacagaagaaaaatccTCCATATAGACAGAATCAGAACAAACTCAACTGATTTTCAGTCAGTTACTGAGCAGTGGTTTAAACCTTTTCATAAACCGATCAGAATAAAAACTCTCCTATGTAAACGTTAAGCCCTGACTAGTACCCGGCTGCGTTCTTTCTACACATGCCCACCATCTTGATGTTAATGCATAGTGACGTACAATTCTTTTtgatcttcttcttcaaaaTGGCGGCTTCTACGATGAATCATCCACTGCCAAGTTGTTTTTAATACAAACTCTCAGGGAAACTTGACACAGACAACAGTAGATATTCATGAGGGAGCTGCTCAGACAAGTGCCAAGGGAGATAAAATACCCAAAGAGGACGAGGAATGCATAACATCCCTTTTGTGGATCTCATACAGCCGTTCTGTTTACATGTGTTATTGTATATGAACACCACACTCTATAAATCTAAAAATCCCATCCAATGTGAATAGTTGACCTGAAATCTTCACTTGGAATGAAGAAATATTGTCCACGTAAACCTAGCTTCtgctttttaacatttatagACAGTTCAAAGGGCTAAACTAAAAATCAGTTGATTAAGAGAAGACCAATCATTGTACGTTGTAACCACAGTTTCAGCAGCAATAATAATATAAGTGTTCAGTTAGGTCTGGAaatcaatgatttttattacTTAAAGATGCAATAAGGATGGGGCTCTGtaatttattgcattttatatGACTTTAAATgccaataaaaacacagcacagagtTATGAGGTTTGCTATGGTCAGTGTGGCTTCAGCCCTCCATTGAAGCAGACTCATGCAGACCTCTGGCTGTGATTTGGGTCACAGTCATGTTGAATGACGCGTGTTCCTGAAACGCTGCTGTTTACCAGGTCGTTTGGTTTAAATGGCGTCTCTCACATATCAAAGTTAACAGGCTTTGAGTCTTTTGTCATACaggctcgctcgctctctctttctcctctctctctctgtcattcaAAGGGCTATTAGCATAGCAGTCACCAGTTTCCATTGTGAGGCTCTTGGCCCCGGAAACGTCCCCCCGCTGTGCGGCATTTGATTGCTGTAAATGTCTTTTGAAAAGAGGTCACTCAGTGTGAATTTGCCTCCCACTCTGCAGTTCATCATCCTGGTGGTGGACAGCACGGACAGAGAGAGGCTGGCCATCTCTAAAGAAGAGCTCTACAGGATGTTGGCTCACGAGGTAACATCTTCACACATCTCTGTACGGCCGTGAGGAAACGGTTTACACACAACTGACTGTTTTCATAATGGGCATTGATTTTTCCACCAAGGTCAACTCATTCTACCCTGCTATGTTGTTTATGGTCTCATTGTTCTGTGGCCTCCCCTCAGGACCTGCGGAAAGCAGCTGTGTTGATATTTGCCAATAAGCAGGATATGAAGGACTGTATGTCTGCTGCAGAGATCTCCAAATACCTCACCCTGAGCTCCATCAAAGACCACCCCTGGCACATACAGTCCTGCTGTGCACTTACAGGAGAGGGGTAAGACATACATGTTGACCTAGAGTCATAATCAGTGTACaaaagttttttaaatgatctCATTAAATGAattacaaggaacttttaactggtaaTGAAACAGTCTCACTTTAATGCTTATTTGATACTCTACCTGACCTGCATAAGCAAACAAGAAGATCGACCGTGTCTGCATGGTTTTTATATTCCCAAATATGATAACATTACAAGGGAATGTTGAACTTTAGGACATGCAGCTGAATGCACCCATGGGTGTGTCAACTCCAACACAAATAGCCgagcagagaagcagagagagatctAGAGAGATAAATGACACCAAAACATATCGTAGTCTTCATAACACAAGGTGTGGGCCAAGTCCAGACTGACCTACTGTCATCATTTCTCTCATCACAAGCCATGTCAAATGTCACCAGTAAGGTATATTACAATATATTTCATATAAACAATAGAGATGCAAATATTAGTTAATCAAGAGAGAATCAGTTGACAGCTATTATGATAATCAATTAAACCTTTTTAGTAatatattttaagaaaaaaatgtcaaaacatttgctgcttccaCATTCTTAAATCTCAGGAGCTGCCCTTTTTATAATAACAGATGAacagtctttgggttttggactgttggttggacaaaaaaggAATCTGAAGATGCTCTGGATAATTGTGATGAGCAATTCTCAAATTTATTTTGAACTTttaattgacaatgaaaataatcattagtcgCAGGTCTTGTTTTAAACTGTGGGAATGTGGCAAAATGT
Coding sequences:
- the arl8 gene encoding ADP-ribosylation factor-like 8, which gives rise to MGLIFAKLWSFFCNQEHKVIIVGLDNAGKTTILYQFLMNEVVHTSPTIGSNVEEIVVKNTHFLMWDIGGQESLRSSWNTYYSNTEFIILVVDSTDRERLAISKEELYRMLAHEDLRKAAVLIFANKQDMKDCMSAAEISKYLTLSSIKDHPWHIQSCCALTGEGLCQGLEWMTSRAGLR